A genome region from Bacteroidota bacterium includes the following:
- a CDS encoding ABC transporter ATP-binding protein, producing the protein MLEINDLHVSYGQIAALKGVTVSVGAGEIVTLIGANGAGKTTLLRTISGLLKPKSGSIAIEGKEITKVPAHEIVGMGIAQSPEGRMIFANLTVLENLKMGAYLRNDHDAIAKDMEYVFSIFPRLKEREAQLGGTLSGGEQQMLAIGRALMSKPRVLLLDEPSLGIAPKLVRTIFEKIVEINKNLNMTVLLVEQNAHMALGIARRGYVLETGKIVLEGPADELSENEEVKKAYLGSA; encoded by the coding sequence ATGCTTGAGATCAACGACCTCCATGTATCCTACGGCCAGATCGCCGCGCTCAAAGGCGTGACGGTGTCGGTCGGCGCGGGCGAGATCGTCACGCTCATCGGCGCGAACGGCGCGGGCAAGACGACACTGCTACGCACGATCAGCGGTTTGCTCAAGCCCAAAAGCGGAAGCATCGCCATCGAAGGAAAAGAAATTACAAAAGTGCCGGCGCATGAAATCGTCGGCATGGGGATCGCGCAGTCGCCGGAAGGCCGCATGATCTTTGCGAATCTGACCGTGCTCGAAAATCTGAAGATGGGCGCGTATCTACGCAATGACCACGACGCCATTGCCAAAGACATGGAGTATGTCTTCAGCATTTTTCCTCGCTTGAAAGAACGCGAGGCCCAACTTGGCGGCACCCTTTCCGGAGGCGAACAGCAAATGCTTGCCATCGGCCGCGCACTGATGTCGAAGCCGCGAGTCCTCTTGCTCGACGAGCCGTCGCTCGGCATCGCACCGAAACTCGTGCGAACGATCTTCGAGAAGATCGTCGAGATCAATAAGAATTTGAATATGACCGTTCTGCTCGTCGAGCAGAATGCGCACATGGCGCTTGGTATTGCACGCCGAGGCTACGTACTGGAGACCGGGAAGATCGTCCTCGAAGGTCCGGCGGACGAACTCAGCGAAAACGAAGAGGTAAAGAAAGCTTATCTTGGATCGGCATAA